The nucleotide window AACTAAAACATCAGAACTTTTTTCATTTCCACAAATACCTATCATAATTTATATCTCCTTTAATTTAAATAATTATATTTTATCCAAATATATTTAATAATACTCCTGCTGCAACTGCTGAACCTATTACTCCTGCAACATTTGGTCCCATTGCATGCATTAATAAAAAGTTTGCTGGGTTCTCTTCTTGACCAACTTTTTGTACTACTCTTGCTG belongs to Fusobacterium sp. JB019 and includes:
- a CDS encoding sodium ion-translocating decarboxylase subunit beta, with amino-acid sequence ARVVQKVGQEENPANFLLMHAMGPNVAGVIGSAVAAGVLLNIFG